A part of Longimicrobium sp. genomic DNA contains:
- the dapA gene encoding 4-hydroxy-tetrahydrodipicolinate synthase: MTESTGRSLFTGSGVALVTPFGADGAVNEAVLRELVRFHLREGTDALIINGSTGEATTMSVDEQRRSVEVVMDEVRAGDRRIPVIAGCGGSDTAVVARIAANAREAGADGLLVAPPPYNKPPQRGIAAHFRAVMDAGDLPTIAYNVPGRTACNLLPETVAELAGDERLVGVKEASGDISQVAELARRVADRIALYSGNDDQVVPLMSLGGKGVISVLANVAPRDTSRMAKAFLEGNPAEACAIQLRFLPLISALFRESNPMPVKAGVGMLGFDVGDPRLPLVPPSDAVLKELKGAMRELGLLEGR, translated from the coding sequence ATGACGGAATCCACCGGAAGAAGCCTGTTCACCGGGTCGGGCGTGGCGTTAGTCACGCCCTTCGGCGCGGATGGGGCCGTGAACGAGGCCGTGCTCCGCGAACTCGTGCGCTTTCACCTGCGCGAGGGCACCGACGCCCTGATCATCAACGGCAGCACCGGCGAGGCCACCACCATGTCGGTCGACGAGCAGCGCCGGTCCGTCGAGGTGGTGATGGACGAGGTGCGCGCGGGCGACCGCCGCATCCCGGTGATCGCCGGGTGCGGCGGGAGCGACACGGCCGTCGTAGCACGGATCGCCGCCAACGCACGCGAGGCCGGGGCGGACGGCCTGCTCGTCGCCCCGCCGCCGTACAACAAGCCGCCGCAGCGCGGCATCGCCGCCCACTTCCGCGCCGTGATGGACGCGGGCGATCTGCCCACCATCGCCTACAACGTCCCCGGCCGCACCGCGTGCAACCTGCTCCCCGAGACTGTCGCGGAACTGGCGGGTGACGAGCGGCTGGTGGGGGTGAAGGAAGCCAGCGGCGACATCAGCCAGGTAGCGGAGCTCGCGCGGCGGGTGGCGGACCGCATCGCGCTGTACAGCGGCAACGACGACCAGGTGGTGCCGCTGATGTCGCTGGGCGGCAAGGGCGTGATCTCCGTGCTGGCCAACGTGGCCCCGCGCGACACCTCGCGGATGGCGAAGGCGTTCCTGGAGGGCAACCCCGCCGAGGCGTGCGCCATCCAGCTCCGCTTCCTGCCGCTGATCAGCGCGCTCTTCCGCGAGTCCAACCCCATGCCGGTGAAAGCGGGCGTGGGGATGCTGGGATTCGACGTAGGCGATCCGCGGCTTCCGCTCGTCCCGCCGTCGGACGCGGTGCTGAAGGAGTTGAAGGGAGCCATGCGCGAGCTGGGGCTGCTGGAGGGCCGCTGA
- the dapB gene encoding 4-hydroxy-tetrahydrodipicolinate reductase — translation MANVVRVVLSGATGRMGTTLAALMAKDGGMRLVGGIGRVPESGCDIGCPVVATPETAGAWMREADVVIDFSSPELLRRLLEMHGDALEGVALVVGTTGLTPEEQALLTRQAQRSPVLQAANFSVGVNLLLALSERAAAVLGDDYDVEIVEAHHRRKVDAPSGTALALGESVALGRGVALDDVRVDGRGGRPGERPRGEVGFHAVRGGDIVGEHSVMFIGERERIELGHVAQDRALFAEGALRAARWLAGREPGAYSMRDVLGLG, via the coding sequence ATGGCGAATGTGGTGCGGGTGGTGCTCAGCGGCGCGACGGGGCGGATGGGGACCACCCTCGCGGCGCTGATGGCGAAGGATGGCGGGATGCGGCTGGTGGGGGGGATCGGGCGGGTGCCGGAGAGCGGGTGCGACATCGGCTGCCCGGTGGTGGCGACGCCCGAGACGGCCGGCGCGTGGATGCGCGAGGCCGACGTGGTGATCGACTTCTCGTCGCCCGAGCTGCTGCGGCGGCTGCTGGAGATGCACGGCGACGCGCTGGAGGGCGTGGCCCTCGTCGTCGGCACGACGGGGCTGACGCCGGAGGAGCAGGCCCTGCTCACACGCCAGGCCCAGCGGTCGCCCGTGCTGCAGGCGGCCAACTTCAGCGTGGGTGTGAACCTGCTGCTGGCCCTGTCGGAGCGCGCGGCCGCCGTGCTGGGCGACGACTACGACGTGGAGATCGTGGAGGCGCACCACCGCCGCAAGGTGGACGCGCCCAGCGGCACCGCGCTGGCCCTGGGCGAGTCCGTTGCGCTCGGCCGGGGCGTGGCGCTGGACGACGTGCGCGTGGATGGCCGCGGCGGGCGGCCGGGCGAGCGTCCGCGGGGCGAGGTCGGCTTCCACGCCGTCCGCGGCGGTGACATCGTGGGCGAGCACTCGGTGATGTTCATCGGCGAGCGTGAGCGGATCGAGCTGGGGCACGTGGCCCAGGACCGGGCCCTGTTCGCCGAGGGCGCCCTGCGCGCCGCCCGCTGGCTCGCTGGCCGCGAGCCCGGCGCCTACTCCATGCGCGACGTCCTGGGCCTCGGCTAG
- a CDS encoding D-2-hydroxyacid dehydrogenase, with protein MPETNPRRLVVHLREQRPLYSIPDWALDEIRAEVPDEWEVVIVDEPGDGRGDGGADSAEALEAVRGAEIYLGFGVPAPLFEAATAPPEGRLRWAHSASAGVGASLHPAMRESDVVLTNAAGIYAEPMADTVLAMILHFARGLDVAVRAQAERRWNKEPFEGADPVGRELAEQTVGVVGLGGIGRAVARRAVALGMTTLATRRSGTGGPKGVEVLSGEGALHRLLPRSDYLVLCVPQTEETRGLVGARELAMLRDGAVVINVARGGVVDEEALVDALRGGRLRGAGLDVFAREPLPDSSPLWHLPNVLITPHVSGASPRFWRRQMDLIVENLRRYQRGETLRNTVDKRAGY; from the coding sequence GTGCCTGAAACAAACCCCCGCCGCCTCGTCGTACATCTTCGTGAGCAGCGGCCGCTGTACTCCATCCCCGACTGGGCGCTGGACGAAATCCGCGCCGAGGTGCCGGACGAGTGGGAAGTCGTGATCGTGGACGAGCCCGGGGACGGACGCGGCGACGGCGGAGCGGATTCGGCGGAAGCGCTGGAGGCGGTGCGCGGGGCCGAGATCTACCTGGGCTTCGGCGTGCCGGCGCCGCTCTTCGAGGCCGCCACGGCACCGCCCGAGGGCCGGCTTCGCTGGGCGCACAGCGCCTCCGCGGGCGTGGGCGCCTCGCTGCACCCGGCCATGCGGGAGTCGGACGTGGTGCTGACGAACGCGGCGGGCATTTACGCCGAGCCGATGGCCGATACGGTGCTGGCGATGATCCTCCATTTCGCCCGCGGCCTGGACGTCGCCGTCCGCGCCCAGGCGGAGCGCCGCTGGAACAAGGAGCCGTTCGAAGGCGCGGACCCGGTCGGCCGCGAGCTGGCGGAACAGACCGTCGGCGTCGTGGGGCTGGGCGGCATCGGCCGGGCGGTGGCGCGCCGCGCGGTGGCGCTGGGGATGACGACGCTCGCCACGCGGCGCAGCGGCACGGGGGGACCCAAGGGGGTGGAGGTGCTCTCGGGAGAGGGCGCGCTGCACCGGCTGCTCCCCCGCTCCGACTACCTGGTGCTCTGCGTTCCGCAGACGGAGGAAACGCGCGGCCTGGTCGGTGCGCGGGAGCTCGCGATGCTCCGCGACGGCGCGGTGGTGATCAACGTCGCGCGGGGCGGGGTGGTGGACGAGGAGGCGCTGGTGGATGCGCTGCGCGGCGGGCGGCTGCGCGGGGCGGGGCTGGACGTGTTCGCCCGCGAGCCGCTGCCGGATTCGTCGCCCCTGTGGCACCTTCCCAACGTGCTGATAACACCCCATGTTTCGGGTGCGTCGCCCCGGTTCTGGCGGCGGCAGATGGACCTCATCGTCGAAAACCTGCGGCGGTACCAGCGGGGCGAGACGCTTCGCAACACCGTCGACAAGCGGGCGGGATATTAG
- a CDS encoding PilT/PilU family type 4a pilus ATPase gives MENIISAAVQRGASDLHIKAGDVFRARINGQLIPLTKQRLTPEQTRAIAVKLIPHERDREQLDELQDYDCSWGLPGVGRFRVNILRQRGSFMIVMRVIPFEIPTIEQLGLPSVVQDISALERGMVLVTGVTGSGKSSTQAAMLGFMNQNMRRHIVTLENPIEFLHRDVNCSITQREVGIDTDSFRVGLRAALRQDPDVILIGEMRDTESIDIALKSAETGHLVISTVHTRDSASTISRLMATFPPEEQKMVRLRLAEQLQAVISQRLLPKKDGQGRVLASEVMVVTGTIRDCIVDPERTAEIPDHIAEGRATYGMQTFDQCLMDLVASDQVDYAVAKAAATNPSDFELKLNMLAGGRPAASAAAGSAPPAGVSPSYF, from the coding sequence GTGGAAAACATCATCAGCGCCGCCGTGCAGCGCGGGGCCAGCGACCTTCACATCAAGGCGGGAGACGTGTTCCGCGCCCGCATCAACGGGCAGCTCATCCCGCTCACCAAGCAGCGGCTGACGCCGGAGCAGACGCGCGCCATCGCCGTGAAGCTCATTCCGCACGAGCGCGACCGCGAGCAGCTGGACGAGCTCCAGGACTACGACTGCTCGTGGGGGCTTCCGGGTGTGGGTCGGTTCCGCGTGAACATCCTGCGGCAGCGCGGCAGCTTCATGATCGTCATGCGGGTGATCCCGTTCGAGATCCCCACCATCGAGCAGCTGGGGCTTCCCTCCGTCGTCCAGGACATTTCGGCGCTGGAACGGGGGATGGTGCTGGTGACGGGCGTGACGGGATCGGGAAAGAGCAGCACGCAGGCGGCCATGCTGGGCTTCATGAACCAGAACATGCGCCGCCACATCGTCACGCTCGAGAACCCCATCGAGTTCCTTCACCGCGACGTCAACTGCTCCATCACGCAGCGCGAGGTGGGCATCGACACCGACAGCTTTCGCGTGGGCCTTCGCGCCGCGCTGCGGCAGGACCCGGACGTCATCCTTATCGGCGAGATGCGCGACACCGAGTCCATCGACATCGCGCTGAAGTCGGCGGAGACGGGGCACCTGGTGATCAGCACGGTGCACACGCGCGACTCGGCGTCCACCATCAGCCGATTGATGGCCACGTTCCCCCCCGAGGAGCAGAAGATGGTGAGGCTGCGCCTGGCCGAGCAGCTGCAGGCGGTGATCTCGCAGCGCCTCCTGCCCAAGAAGGATGGCCAGGGCCGGGTGCTGGCGTCGGAGGTGATGGTGGTCACCGGCACGATCCGTGACTGCATCGTAGACCCGGAGCGCACGGCGGAGATTCCCGACCACATCGCCGAGGGACGGGCGACGTACGGAATGCAGACCTTCGACCAGTGCCTGATGGACCTGGTGGCCAGCGACCAGGTGGATTACGCGGTGGCCAAGGCGGCGGCCACCAATCCCAGCGACTTCGAGCTGAAGCTGAACATGCTTGCCGGCGGCCGGCCGGCCGCCAGCGCCGCGGCCGGTTCGGCGCCGCCCGCGGGCGTGTCACCATCCTACTTCTGA
- a CDS encoding DUF456 domain-containing protein: MPYALLVAAQLFGLVLVPFGLPGTWVQVAALGVYGWTSGFATIGWPTIIFAAVLAAIGEVIEFSLGGRYARKYGGSRRAGWGAIIGGIVGAIAGVPVPVIGSVIGAFVGAFAGAAIFELTLTKDWRNPELGSAVRVGWGAFLGRLVAVAAKSAVAVAIAALALVSALR, encoded by the coding sequence ATGCCGTACGCCCTTCTCGTGGCCGCGCAGCTCTTCGGCCTGGTCCTGGTTCCCTTCGGGCTTCCCGGCACCTGGGTGCAGGTGGCGGCGCTGGGCGTATACGGCTGGACCAGCGGCTTCGCCACCATCGGCTGGCCTACGATCATCTTCGCCGCCGTGCTCGCGGCCATCGGCGAGGTGATCGAGTTTTCGCTGGGCGGCCGGTACGCGCGCAAGTACGGCGGCAGCCGCCGCGCGGGGTGGGGCGCCATCATCGGGGGCATCGTCGGCGCCATCGCGGGCGTCCCCGTTCCCGTCATCGGCAGCGTGATCGGCGCGTTCGTGGGCGCCTTCGCGGGCGCGGCGATCTTCGAGTTGACGCTGACCAAGGACTGGCGCAACCCCGAGCTGGGCTCGGCGGTGCGCGTGGGGTGGGGCGCGTTCCTCGGCCGGCTGGTGGCCGTCGCCGCCAAGTCGGCCGTGGCCGTCGCCATCGCCGCGCTGGCGCTGGTTTCCGCGCTCCGCTGA
- a CDS encoding sensor histidine kinase: protein MPRQPLSDDLARLRRENEELRARADEAERRSGLFSAICDALADPVLVTDGGNRILLENRRARSLFHANPGDQDERRRMVEVNNFLFTSFLARPRPPMVEARELTLVDPDTGHELLFEAVPAPLPAGAAVPRDATVSLLRDVTELRKTSNQLGHQVRRAQQAEVRARGERDQLNLILAHVGAPVVVTDHRGAVVMMNREAQRIFRPEAIPGGVPDAAAAANADRFFAAVEEFALGEEAAAVTRVDLREPSSRQDLPAELISGRIRDGDGATAAVVSILHDLTHEVENARLAAELARVNAGLEHSIREATAELKEQNRELAWQRQELERAYRHKSEFLASMSHELRTPINALLGYTSLLRERIYGDLTPRQDQALVRIHSSSEHLLELVDDILDLAKIEAGRMPLHLEPLDIASLIGELTDGVEPLARRKGLQLRVDVPEALPVLVTDRFRVKQVVLNLLSNAIKFTHEGTVSVRTRQLEGGVEVQVADTGIGIPADELASIFDDFRQVDQSSTREYGGTGLGLSIVRKLLGLLGGAIRVESEPGQGSVFTVTLPLRSFEAREGEEAIRRAMQGEAVIVHDGVARPLPPPDSARG from the coding sequence TTGCCCAGGCAGCCCCTGTCCGACGACCTGGCGCGCCTGCGCCGCGAAAACGAGGAGCTTCGCGCGCGCGCCGACGAGGCCGAGCGCCGCAGCGGCCTGTTCTCGGCCATCTGCGACGCCCTGGCCGACCCGGTGCTGGTGACGGACGGCGGCAACCGCATTTTGCTGGAGAACCGGCGCGCGCGGTCGCTCTTTCACGCCAACCCGGGCGACCAAGACGAGCGGCGGCGGATGGTGGAGGTGAACAACTTCCTGTTCACCTCCTTTCTGGCCCGCCCCCGCCCGCCGATGGTGGAGGCGCGCGAGCTGACGCTGGTGGACCCCGACACCGGCCACGAGCTGCTGTTCGAGGCCGTCCCGGCGCCGCTGCCGGCGGGGGCCGCGGTGCCGCGCGACGCCACTGTCTCGCTGTTGCGCGACGTCACCGAGCTGCGAAAGACGTCGAACCAGCTCGGGCACCAGGTGCGCCGCGCCCAGCAGGCCGAGGTGCGCGCCCGCGGCGAGCGCGACCAGCTGAACCTGATCCTGGCGCACGTGGGCGCGCCCGTCGTGGTCACCGACCACCGCGGTGCCGTGGTGATGATGAACCGCGAGGCGCAGCGGATCTTTCGCCCCGAGGCGATCCCCGGCGGCGTGCCCGACGCCGCGGCCGCCGCCAACGCGGACCGCTTCTTCGCCGCGGTCGAGGAGTTCGCGCTGGGCGAAGAGGCCGCGGCGGTTACGCGGGTGGACCTGCGCGAGCCGTCGTCGCGGCAGGACCTGCCCGCCGAGCTCATCTCCGGGCGCATCCGCGACGGCGACGGGGCCACGGCGGCGGTGGTCTCCATCCTCCACGACCTCACGCACGAGGTGGAGAACGCGCGCCTGGCCGCCGAGCTGGCGCGGGTGAACGCTGGGCTGGAGCACTCCATCCGCGAAGCCACCGCCGAGCTCAAGGAGCAGAACCGGGAGCTCGCCTGGCAGCGCCAGGAGCTGGAGCGCGCCTACCGGCACAAGAGCGAGTTCCTGGCGAGCATGAGCCACGAGCTGCGCACGCCCATCAACGCGCTGCTGGGCTACACCTCGCTTCTCCGCGAGCGCATCTACGGCGACCTCACCCCGCGCCAGGACCAGGCGCTGGTGCGCATCCACTCGTCCAGCGAGCACCTGCTGGAGCTGGTGGACGACATCCTGGACCTGGCCAAGATCGAGGCGGGGCGCATGCCGCTTCACCTGGAGCCGCTGGACATCGCCTCGCTCATCGGCGAGCTGACGGACGGCGTGGAGCCGCTGGCCCGGCGGAAGGGGCTGCAGCTGCGGGTGGACGTTCCCGAAGCGCTCCCCGTCCTGGTCACCGACCGCTTCCGCGTGAAGCAGGTGGTGCTGAACCTGCTCTCCAACGCCATCAAGTTTACCCACGAGGGGACGGTGTCGGTGCGCACCCGCCAGCTGGAGGGCGGGGTGGAGGTGCAGGTGGCCGACACGGGCATCGGCATTCCGGCGGACGAGCTGGCCAGCATCTTCGACGACTTCCGGCAGGTGGACCAGTCGTCCACGCGGGAGTACGGCGGCACGGGGCTGGGGCTTTCCATCGTCCGCAAGCTGCTGGGGCTGCTGGGCGGCGCCATCCGCGTGGAGTCCGAACCCGGCCAGGGTTCGGTGTTCACCGTCACGCTGCCGCTGCGCAGCTTCGAGGCGCGCGAGGGCGAAGAGGCCATCCGCCGCGCCATGCAGGGCGAGGCCGTGATCGTCCACGACGGCGTCGCCCGCCCGCTCCCCCCGCCCGACTCGGCCCGCGGCTAG
- a CDS encoding HAD hydrolase-like protein, protein MTAYRLAIFDFDGTLADSFPWFLQRFNDLADRHRFKRIEEHEVESLRGNSARQMMAHLRLPAWRLPLVARDMRAWMAQDIHTLRPFPGVPEMLHALADAGVELAVVTSNSYENVRRVLGTETAGLMAHVECGASMFGKRARFRRVLRRSGTPAAHVISIGDEIRDAEAAQAAGIDFGAVAWGYTSPPSLRAQSPALFFDSVEDIVRALVGPVSRP, encoded by the coding sequence GTGACGGCTTACAGGCTCGCCATCTTCGATTTCGACGGCACGCTGGCCGATTCGTTTCCCTGGTTCCTCCAGCGCTTCAACGATCTCGCGGACCGCCACCGGTTCAAGCGCATCGAGGAGCACGAGGTGGAGTCGCTGCGTGGAAACAGCGCGCGTCAGATGATGGCGCACCTGCGCCTTCCCGCCTGGCGGCTGCCGCTGGTCGCCCGCGACATGCGCGCGTGGATGGCACAGGACATCCACACCCTGCGCCCGTTCCCCGGAGTTCCGGAGATGCTTCACGCGCTGGCGGATGCGGGCGTGGAGCTGGCCGTCGTCACCTCCAACTCGTACGAGAACGTGCGGCGGGTGCTCGGTACCGAAACGGCGGGGCTGATGGCGCACGTGGAGTGCGGCGCGTCGATGTTCGGCAAACGGGCGCGATTCCGGCGGGTGCTCCGGCGCAGCGGCACTCCGGCGGCGCACGTCATTAGCATCGGCGACGAGATCCGGGACGCGGAGGCGGCGCAGGCGGCCGGCATCGACTTCGGCGCGGTGGCGTGGGGGTACACCAGCCCGCCGAGCCTGCGCGCCCAATCGCCGGCCCTGTTCTTCGACAGCGTGGAAGACATCGTCCGGGCACTGGTGGGGCCCGTCTCACGACCCTGA
- a CDS encoding D-hexose-6-phosphate mutarotase, producing the protein MMDNSQSDGIVQSGPGGLPFVTLVTGDGARAVVCLHGAHVTSWVPAGEDGDRLFLSSRSEFREGTAIRGGVPISFPQFATQGPLPKHGFARLTTWELVSLEAGSEAVAVFRLADSAETRAIWPHPFVAEMTVRVSGASISMEFVVGNTGQDPFSFTAALHTYLRVYDVREAAIVGLQGTRYRDKAAGETEPEDRERELRIDGEVDRVYLNAPRVVELQEGGRTVEVASTGFADIVVWNPGAEAAAKLADMEPDGHLRMLCIEAAAAGSPVYVAPGERWIGSQTLTAR; encoded by the coding sequence ATGATGGACAACTCGCAATCGGACGGCATCGTCCAGAGCGGCCCCGGCGGGTTGCCCTTCGTCACGCTCGTGACTGGCGACGGCGCGCGGGCGGTGGTGTGCCTGCACGGTGCGCACGTCACCTCGTGGGTGCCCGCGGGCGAGGACGGCGACCGGCTGTTCCTGAGCAGCCGGTCGGAGTTCCGCGAGGGCACGGCCATCCGTGGCGGCGTGCCGATCAGCTTTCCCCAGTTCGCCACGCAGGGCCCGCTGCCCAAGCACGGCTTCGCACGGCTGACCACGTGGGAGCTGGTCTCCCTCGAAGCCGGCTCGGAAGCCGTTGCCGTCTTTCGCCTTGCCGATTCGGCGGAGACGCGGGCGATCTGGCCGCACCCGTTCGTCGCGGAGATGACCGTCCGCGTGTCGGGGGCGTCGATTTCCATGGAGTTCGTCGTCGGGAATACGGGGCAGGACCCGTTCTCATTCACGGCCGCGCTGCACACCTATCTCCGCGTCTATGACGTGCGGGAGGCGGCGATCGTGGGGCTGCAGGGGACGCGCTACCGCGACAAGGCCGCGGGTGAGACGGAGCCGGAGGACCGCGAGCGGGAACTGCGGATTGACGGCGAGGTGGATCGCGTCTACCTGAACGCGCCCCGGGTGGTCGAACTGCAGGAAGGCGGGCGCACCGTCGAGGTGGCATCCACCGGCTTCGCCGACATCGTGGTCTGGAACCCCGGTGCGGAGGCTGCCGCCAAGCTCGCCGACATGGAGCCGGACGGGCACCTGCGGATGCTCTGCATCGAGGCCGCGGCGGCCGGGTCTCCCGTCTACGTGGCGCCGGGCGAGCGATGGATCGGCTCGCAAACGCTGACCGCCCGATGA
- a CDS encoding class I SAM-dependent methyltransferase, which yields MTIFSAGSPPSAALRAAVGEIDIYLFDQLLKGAFDSARSVLDAGCGSGRNLVPFLRGGYEVFGVDRDERAIARVRRMAAELAPALHADNFQVGEVDALPYGDERMDAVISSAVLHFASDEREFDAMLNEMWRVLRPGGLFFARLATSIGLESRLPSSSPGRYRLPDGSERFLMDEAGLLERTESLGATLAEPIKTTNVQNLRAMTTWCLRKRT from the coding sequence ATGACGATCTTCTCCGCGGGAAGCCCGCCATCGGCCGCCCTGCGCGCCGCGGTGGGAGAGATCGACATCTACCTGTTCGACCAGCTCCTGAAGGGCGCGTTCGACTCCGCGCGGAGCGTCCTGGACGCGGGATGCGGATCCGGCCGCAACCTGGTGCCATTCCTCCGTGGCGGATACGAGGTGTTCGGCGTCGATCGCGATGAGCGCGCGATCGCTCGGGTGCGCCGGATGGCCGCGGAACTGGCTCCTGCACTGCATGCGGACAACTTCCAGGTTGGCGAGGTGGACGCGCTGCCGTACGGGGACGAGCGGATGGACGCGGTGATCAGCAGCGCCGTGCTGCACTTCGCGAGCGATGAACGGGAGTTCGATGCGATGCTGAACGAGATGTGGCGGGTGCTGCGGCCCGGCGGCCTCTTCTTCGCGCGCCTGGCGACCAGCATCGGTTTGGAGTCGCGGCTGCCGTCCTCATCGCCCGGCCGCTATCGCCTGCCGGACGGCAGCGAGCGGTTCCTGATGGACGAAGCCGGCCTGCTGGAGCGCACCGAATCCCTCGGCGCCACGCTTGCGGAGCCGATCAAGACGACCAACGTGCAGAACCTGCGGGCGATGACCACCTGGTGCCTGCGGAAGCGGACCTGA
- a CDS encoding phytanoyl-CoA dioxygenase family protein, whose amino-acid sequence MGGLYGDGIIGYKGAFSREWVQELGEDIEELFQDALKRPGGAVGRGPKRYYVEIHPEKIRGFVDLVTHPWVVAVCTAVLGPEYKIVEIGFDVPGPGAQDQPWHRDFPAPEDTLIGRRLNSLAFNVTTVDVFEDMGPFEIAPGTQWDTPEGFEHEMFPAKSLYPRYLERAQRKMPKMGDISARSALTIHRGTANLSQKSRPVLVLGVDAPGADNSERHDLQFSRAYYEALPDEVKQHLTCRVVEELEPIVQAHSIEGLMMGEA is encoded by the coding sequence ATGGGCGGCCTGTACGGCGACGGTATCATCGGCTACAAGGGCGCCTTCAGCCGCGAATGGGTGCAGGAGTTGGGCGAGGACATCGAGGAGCTGTTCCAGGACGCGCTCAAGCGCCCGGGCGGCGCGGTGGGGCGCGGGCCCAAGCGGTACTACGTGGAGATCCATCCCGAAAAGATCCGCGGGTTCGTGGACCTGGTCACGCATCCGTGGGTGGTGGCCGTGTGCACGGCCGTGCTGGGGCCGGAGTACAAGATCGTGGAGATCGGGTTCGACGTGCCCGGGCCCGGCGCGCAGGACCAGCCCTGGCACCGCGACTTTCCCGCGCCCGAAGACACGCTCATCGGACGCCGCCTGAACTCGCTGGCGTTCAACGTGACCACCGTCGACGTGTTCGAGGACATGGGGCCCTTCGAGATCGCCCCGGGCACGCAGTGGGACACGCCCGAGGGGTTCGAGCACGAGATGTTTCCGGCCAAGTCGCTCTATCCTCGCTACCTCGAGCGGGCGCAGCGGAAGATGCCCAAGATGGGCGACATCTCGGCCCGGTCGGCGCTCACCATCCACCGAGGCACCGCGAACCTCAGCCAGAAGTCGCGCCCGGTGCTGGTGCTGGGCGTGGACGCCCCCGGTGCCGACAACTCCGAGCGTCACGACCTGCAGTTCAGCCGCGCGTACTACGAGGCGCTGCCGGACGAGGTGAAGCAGCACCTGACCTGCCGCGTGGTGGAGGAGCTGGAGCCCATCGTGCAGGCGCACAGCATCGAGGGCCTGATGATGGGCGAGGCGTAA
- a CDS encoding adenylosuccinate synthase produces MREPNGSRCVVIVGSQWGDEGKGKIVDVLAEDVDVVARYQGGSNAGHTVHVGDDEFILHQIPSGILHPRRRCLLGNGVVFDPFQFFHELDALTARGIDAEGRVGVSGRAHLLLSYHKVLDRAAEARRGAGKIGTTGRGIGPAYEDKVARQGIRLADLRDWTRAQEALRRAAARVNERLHLFQSNERVDEAALIEEVGSIRERLLAISVDTGRVIHDALRAGQKVLLEGAQGALLDVDHGTYPYVTSSNTTAGGAALGVGIGPTMVDDVIGVVKAYTTRVGEGPLPTEFPSPMQEQVRELGGEYGATTGRPRRCGWFDAVVVRYAARVNGLTGLAVTKLDVLDTLPELKIAISYRAEGQELDDFPGDLGLLEAAEPVYETLPGWQASTAGARRWEDLPEAAQAYLRRLSELTETPIWYVSVGTRRDQIIHVRP; encoded by the coding sequence ATGAGGGAACCGAACGGCAGCCGGTGCGTGGTGATCGTCGGCTCGCAGTGGGGCGACGAGGGCAAGGGCAAGATCGTCGACGTGCTGGCCGAGGACGTGGACGTGGTCGCGCGCTACCAGGGCGGCAGCAACGCCGGCCACACGGTGCACGTGGGCGACGACGAGTTCATCCTTCACCAGATCCCGTCCGGCATCCTTCACCCGCGCCGCCGCTGCCTGCTGGGCAACGGCGTGGTGTTCGATCCCTTCCAGTTCTTCCACGAGCTGGACGCGCTCACCGCCCGCGGCATCGACGCCGAGGGCCGCGTGGGCGTCAGCGGGCGCGCGCACCTGCTGCTGAGCTACCACAAGGTGCTGGACCGCGCGGCCGAGGCGCGCCGCGGCGCGGGGAAGATCGGCACCACCGGGCGGGGGATCGGCCCGGCGTACGAGGACAAGGTCGCGCGCCAGGGCATTCGCCTGGCCGACCTGCGCGACTGGACGCGCGCCCAGGAGGCGCTTCGCCGCGCCGCCGCCCGCGTCAACGAGCGGCTGCACCTGTTTCAGTCCAACGAGCGGGTGGACGAGGCGGCGCTGATTGAGGAGGTGGGCTCCATCCGCGAGCGGCTGCTGGCCATCTCCGTCGATACCGGGCGGGTGATTCACGACGCCCTGCGCGCCGGGCAGAAGGTGCTGCTGGAAGGCGCCCAGGGCGCGCTGCTGGACGTGGACCACGGCACCTATCCGTACGTCACCTCGTCCAACACCACGGCGGGCGGCGCGGCGCTGGGCGTGGGCATTGGCCCGACGATGGTGGACGACGTGATCGGCGTGGTGAAGGCGTACACCACCCGCGTGGGTGAAGGCCCCCTGCCCACCGAGTTCCCCTCGCCCATGCAGGAGCAGGTGCGCGAGCTGGGCGGCGAGTACGGCGCCACCACCGGCCGCCCGCGCCGCTGCGGCTGGTTCGACGCGGTCGTGGTGCGCTACGCCGCCCGCGTGAACGGGCTGACGGGGCTGGCGGTCACCAAGCTGGACGTGCTCGACACGCTTCCCGAGCTGAAAATCGCCATCTCGTACCGCGCCGAGGGGCAGGAGCTGGATGATTTTCCGGGCGACCTGGGGCTGCTGGAGGCCGCCGAGCCGGTGTACGAGACGTTGCCGGGATGGCAGGCGTCCACGGCCGGCGCGCGCCGCTGGGAAGACCTGCCCGAGGCGGCGCAGGCGTATCTCCGCCGCCTCTCGGAGCTGACGGAGACGCCCATCTGGTACGTGTCGGTTGGCACGCGCCGCGACCAGATCATCCACGTACGGCCCTGA